Proteins co-encoded in one Stutzerimonas stutzeri genomic window:
- the queF gene encoding NADPH-dependent 7-cyano-7-deazaguanine reductase QueF (Catalyzes the NADPH-dependent reduction of 7-cyano-7-deazaguanine (preQ0) to 7-aminomethyl-7-deazaguanine (preQ1) in queuosine biosynthesis), translating to MQHPAERSPLGKSSAYIATYSPEQLFPISRAPKWAELGLSADTLPYHGVDIWNCYELSWLLPSGKPVVAIGEFSIPADSPNIIESKSFKLYLNSLNQSVFDSRDALAKVLTYDLSAAAGKPVGVRLRTLDEVAQEGVVPPAGQCIDELDVSIEHYDSPRAQLLSCDPEHQTQEWVHSHLLKSNCPVTGQPDWGTVIIGYRGAALDRGSLLAYLVSFRQHADFHEQCVERIFLDLQRLLQPEWLTVQARYVRRGGLDINPCRSTRSESPDNGRLVRQ from the coding sequence GGCAAATCCAGCGCCTATATCGCGACCTACAGCCCTGAGCAGCTGTTCCCGATTTCGCGCGCGCCGAAATGGGCCGAACTCGGGCTCAGCGCCGACACCTTGCCCTATCACGGCGTCGATATCTGGAACTGCTACGAATTGTCCTGGCTGCTGCCGTCCGGCAAGCCGGTCGTCGCGATCGGCGAGTTCAGCATCCCGGCAGACTCGCCGAACATCATCGAGTCCAAATCCTTCAAGCTCTATCTCAACTCACTGAACCAGTCGGTGTTCGACAGTCGCGACGCGTTGGCAAAGGTACTGACGTACGACTTGTCGGCCGCCGCGGGCAAGCCGGTCGGTGTGCGGCTGCGGACGCTGGACGAAGTCGCGCAGGAGGGCGTCGTTCCGCCGGCGGGGCAGTGCATCGACGAACTGGACGTCAGCATCGAGCACTACGATTCACCACGGGCGCAACTGTTGAGCTGTGACCCGGAGCACCAGACGCAAGAATGGGTGCACAGCCATCTGCTGAAATCCAATTGCCCCGTGACCGGCCAGCCGGACTGGGGTACGGTCATCATCGGCTATCGTGGCGCGGCGCTGGACCGTGGCAGCCTGCTGGCCTACCTCGTGAGCTTCCGCCAGCATGCGGACTTCCATGAACAGTGTGTGGAGCGGATTTTCCTCGACCTGCAGCGCCTGTTGCAGCCCGAGTGGCTGACGGTTCAGGCTCGCTACGTGCGTCGCGGCGGGCTGGATATCAATCCCTGCCGAAGTACCCGGTCGGAATCACCGGATAATGGCAGGCTGGTTCGGCAGTAA